The genomic interval TTACATTTTCTCCTAAAAGTCAGGTTTTGTTAGGAATGCGTTACGATTATAATTCTATTCACGGTTCTATTTTTACGCCGAGATTTGCCTATCGTTTTAAAGCAAACGAAAACACGATTTTCAGATTAAATGCCGGTACTGGGTTTCGTGTTGTGAATTTGTTTACCGAAGATCACGCTGCTTTAACAGGTTCGCGAGATGTTGTAATTGCGAATAATTTGAATCCTGAACAATCTGTAAATGTCAATTTGAATTACATTCAGAAAATCAATTTCGGAAATGGAACTTTTATGGGAATTGAAACTACAGCTTTCTACACAAGATTTAGCAATAAAATTATTTCAGATTACGAAACCGATCCAAATAAAATCATTTATGATAATATCGATGGTTATGCAATCAGCCAAGGAATTAGCACCAATGTTGATCTTAATTTTCCGTCTGGATTGAAGTTTATTCTCGGAGCAACGGTTTTGGATAATAAAAATGTAGAAAACGGAATTTCGCAGAGACCTTTTCTAACAGAGAATTTTACAGGAACTTGGAGTATTTCATATAAAATTCAACCTTGGAATTTGTCATTGGATTATACAGGAAATGTTTACAGTCCGATGAATTTGCCTTTGCTGAGCGAAACTGATCCAAGAAGTCCAAAATCGCCTTGGTATAGTATTCAGAACATTCAATTTACGTATTCGGGCTGGAAAGATTTTGAGTTGTATGGAGGAATCAAAAACCTCTTGAACTTTACTCCCAAACAAAATAATCCGTTTTTGATTTCGAGAACCAATGATCCGTTTGATAAAAATGTGCAATACGATCCGGCTGGAAAAGTGATGGTTACACCAGATAACCCGTACGGTTTGACTTTTGATACAACTTATGTTTATGGACAAAACCAGACGATTCGTGGGTTTTTAGGATTGCGATATACGTTTAGATAAATTTATGAGCCACAGATTAAAAGGATTAGAAAGGATTAGAAAGGATTAGAAAGGATTAGAAAGGATTTTTTACTTCGTTTGTCACCCTGAGCGAAGTCGAAGGGCACTCCAATTGGAATGGGCTTCGACTTCGCTCAGCCTGATAAACAAAAAATCCTTTTAATCCTTTATCCCGATAGCTATCGGGAGTGGCAAAAATCAACAAACAATGAAAAAGCTATTTCTAACAATTTTCTTCTTCGGAATTTCAGCAACAGCTTTCTGTCAGCTGAAGACTAACTCTTTTCAAGAAATAGATAGTTTACAGCAAATTCGAAAGCGAAAAATCATTGTTTTTATTCATACCGACTGGTGTCAGTTTTGCCAAAGAATGAAAGCTACAACTTTTAAAAATCAGGAAATTATTGAAAAACTAAATTCAGATTTTTATTTCGTTGATTTTAATGCAGAAGAAAAACAAGATATTACATTCAATAACCACGTTTTTAAATATTTGCCTTCTGGAAATAATGTTGGTGTTCATGAACTTGCTTTGCAATTAGGAACTCAAAACAATCAAATTACTTATCCCGTTTTGTGTGTTTTGAATGAGAAAAATGAAATTATATTTCAATATTCTAATTATTTAGCTCCAAAAGATTTCAAACTTCTTTTAAATAAACTCGAAGATTAGAACTAATTATTTTTACTGCTAAACTCACTCAAATCAAATTTTTTTAAGATAATTAGTTATTAATCAGCTCTTTCAGAATTAATTTGTAAATTAGTTAAAAACTGTTCAAAGCTTGAAGTTGTTGAAAATCAAATAGATGTGATTTTTTGGATTTAGATTTTATATTTTTTAATGTTTTTGAGATAATAAAGAAAAAACAAATGGATTTTTAGTTTAAAAGAAAGAGCTTTTTTTTAAAGAAACGCAACCAAATCCATTTTTGGTTATCTATAATTTATAGTCAGTGTTGTAAAAAAACAGCTAAGTAACAGAAAATGTATGGGGATATTTAAGAATCTAGAACTCTATTGCAAGAGAAAAAAAATAATTAAAAGCCAGTCCGATCAATCAATACCAAACTACAATACTTATAATCCGTCAAATAAAACTATTGTTTTTTTTAATATTAATATGCCGTCTCCCGACCAAGATTCTGGTTCTAATAGACTTAAAGAGATTATTTTGTTTTTTAAAAGTAAAAACTACAACTGTATTATTTGCTCAAAAGATACTTTTCGTGACAATGGTTATGTAAGTTATTTTAGCAAAATGGGAGTAATTGTGTTCGTTGAAACGAATCAATACAAAACTTACTTTGATTTTGTAAAATCAATTCCCAAAGTCGATTTTGTCTGGTATTATGGTGCACGAACATTACTTTATAATTTGAAAAAAGTAAAAGAGATTGTACCAAATGCAAAATCAATTTTTGATATGGTCGATATTCATTTTCTGCGTTACAAAAGAGCGATGGAAATTGATCCGAAACGAATTTCTATCAAGAAAAATTACAACAAGTTTTTTTTCGTTGAAACCAGATTAGCTCAAACGGTAGATTTTGTTATAACCATTTCTGATATTGAAAAGGAAATTATGTTGAAATATATCGATCCAGATAAATTGATTACGATTTCCAATATTCATTATCAAAAAATTAAAAAAGAAGAAACGCTGGCTTTTGAAGACCGCGAAGACATTCTTTTTATTGGTTCCGGACACGAACCCAACATTGATGCGGTGACTTATTTGTATCACGAAATAATGCCTATTGTTTGGCAGAAAAATGCCAATATTAAAGTTAATATAATTGGAAATGTAAAGGATAAGATCAAAAAGATTACAGATTCTAGATTTATATTTCGAGGATATGTTTCAAATATTGATTCTCTTTTTACCAAAAACAAAATAATGGTCGTGCCTTTGCGATATGGCGCTGGCGTAAAAGGAAAAATTGGACAAGCTTTTGAGTATTTTCTTCCAGTTATAACTTCTTCTGTTGGAGCAGAAGGAATGCAACTTGTTCATCAAAAAAATGCTTTGGTTTATGATAAGAAAGAAGAATTTGCATCGGCAATAATTGATTTGTACAATAACAAAACGCTGTGGACAGAATTGCAGCAAAATTCTGAGAAAAGTTTGGAGCCATTCTCTATCCATGTTTTAGAACCTATTTTTTTAAGAATCGATGCTTTATAATCCAAATACTGTATCCAACAATTTGTAATTTTGACTTTAAAGAGAATATTATTAATCTAAAAAAATATACCACTATAAGAAATTCTTATAGTGGTATATTTTTAGAAAAGGTTTAAAAATAATTTCTAAATATAAGTTATTTTATATCAGTAGTTTTTATTTTATAATGGTGCATAAAACGCTATACCTTCTTTTGTCCAATAACTAGAGCCAGCACTTGGAGAAATTGCAAAATAATGATCGCTACTAGCTTTATATGAGTATACTGGAGTTCTTCCTGGACCAGGTTCTGAATATGCATAAAAGCAAACCCCCATGTATTGATTCCAATATGACGTGGGTTGTAATGTGCTAACTTTTGCATAGTAATGCTCCCAACCTACTGTGCTTTTATATCCATAAATAGGAATAGTATTTTCTGCTTTATATTTAAATGCCTTAAAATTAGGACCTTCATTGATCCAATAATTTGTTGGTTGTAAATTAGTACTAAAATCTAAGTAATGCATACTTGCTCCATCATTTTTATAACTGTACAAATATTCTGGAATATCAATACCAACTACAGTATTGTCAGCGAGATACTGAGTATTGTAGTTTATTAATTCTGTTTTTTTAGTAGGGTTATCTATTAAATCGGAAATATTTACCAAACCAGATTGCGCTATATCAACTAAAACGGAATTAGATGGGGTAGAGCTGTTTTGCCAGCCTGAAATGTTTAACTTTGTTGTAGATTCATTTACATTAATATCACCAACTAAAGACTTCGATGGATCTCCGCCTCTTGTGGTATAATGAAGCTTTCCATTTATATTTTTTGATGCAGATGAAGTATTTACATCAGTATTGGTATTTACATCAAAATATTTCGATACATTTACTTTAACTCCAACTTTAGAGGCTTCGACTCTATTGTCATTTGTTGTTTCGGATTGATACATTATATCCAGTTTAGCCCCAGTATATATATCCACAAGGACATGTGTCCCATAGTCTCTCACAATTTGCTGAGCAGTTTTTGATTGTAAGTCAGCGACAAATTCTGGGGTTAAATATTGCTTTAATAAATCAATAGAGGTGTTCATTCTAGATCTGCGTTGCTTAATTAGTACGCTACAACTACCATAAATGTACTTTGAATCAAAATGAGTTGAATCACGCTTACTATATTTAAATGAAGCAGAAATGTCTACCCCATATACTTTAAATTTTGCAGTAGCATCAGTTTTCGAAGAGATTCCTCTAGAGTATGATTCAGCATTTTCTGCGTAGTCTTCTTTTAATTCTGACGAGTATAATGATTCTAGTACTAATCTTCCAGCTTGTTCTGTTTTGAATCTTTCAATGTCAATGACTTGAAATCCTGCAGATTCTGGGTTTGCGAATTTTTTAGTTACATCATAACCTGCTCCCAATAAATCGTACATACCATCACCACTTTTGGATGTTAATGACTTATCTGTAACTACAATATTTGTTTGGTCTTCAATTACAGGATTCTCAGAGCAAGAGACAATTAATATCAACATTAAAATCAATGAAGATAGAAAAGTATTTTTTTTCATTTTTCTTTGGGGTTTTAATTTTCTTACAAATGAAACTTTTTTCGTTTCCAATTTTGTATAAATTTATTTTTTTTAACTTTAATTTAACGTTTTTTTTCTTTCAATAGATACATCAAATCATATTGAAAATACTTACATCAAGATAAATATTGCTATATACTCCTATGTTATTTTTAAAAAAAGGTAAAATAAAATTCCTTATTTTTGAGAATGAACTCTTCGCAAATTAAACACTTTGACTATATTTTTACTGGAAGCGGACTGGCATCTTTAATGACAGTTTACAAAATGATTCTGTCTGGAAAATTCTCAGATAAGACTATTTTGCTGCTAGATCAGAATGCTAAGAAAACAAATGACAGAACTTGGTGTTTTTGGGAAAAAGAAGAATCGATTTGGAATTCTATAATTTCGAAAAATTGGGATTCTGCTTTATTTGCCAATGAAAGTTTTAAACGCTATATGGCGTTGAAACCTTATAAATACAATCAAATTCGGGGAATTGACTTTTATAATTTTGTTTTTGAAGCAATTGCAAAACATCCAAACATTACTTTTTTGAACGAAAAAGTAACCGATATTAATGAACTTGAAACTCACGTTTTTGTCGGAACAGAAGAAAATAGATACACAGCAAATTATCTTTTCAATAGTATTTATACGAAGGCTTTCGCCGAAAGCCAAACCAAATTTCCCGTTTTGCAACAGCATTTTATAGGTTGGTTTGTAAAAACAGAAACAGAAGTTTTTGATTCTGAAATGGCTACTTTCATGGATTTTTCGGTAGAACAAAAAAGAAACACACGATTTATGTATGTTCTGCCAACTTCTAAAACCGAAGCTTTAGTGGAATACACCTTGTTTTCGGAGAAACTGCTTCCAAAAGAAGAATATGAAAAGGCAATCGAAATTTATTTGAAGAATCTGAAAATTGAAAATTTTAAAATAATAGAAAAAGAACAAGGAAGTATTCCAATGACATGTTATCCTTTTTGGAAAAAAAATACAAAACGAGTTTTAAATATCGGAACCGCCGGCGGATGGACAAAAGCCAGCACAGGTTATACTTTTAAAAATTCAGATAAGAAATCATCTCAATTGGTTGAATTTCTTCAAAATGTTGCGCCAAATTCCTTAAGCATGAAAACATTTCATAAAAAAAGCCGATTTTGGGTTTATGATTTGTTGCTTCTGGATATTTTATATCGTCATAACGAATTAGGAAACAGTATTTTTTCTTCGTTATTTAAAAAAGGAAATCCTACTCTGATTTTTAAATTTTTAGATGAAGAAACAACTGTTGTTGAAGATTTAAAAGTGATTTCGAAATGTCCAAAAATACCATTTTTAAAGGCTTTATTTCGTGTAATTTTCAAATAAAATCATACGGGATTAAGACTTTCGATTTTACGACTTTCCAACTTTCGACTAAATCAATCGAACTATAACAAAACTTTATACTTCAAATTAACTAGTTGCGAGTAAACTTTGTAACTTTGCAGTTCAAAAGTAAAATTTAAAAGACAAGAATATGTATCCACTAGACATGGTAAAACCAATGGAAGCTGAATTAACAGCTGCAGGTTTTCAAGATTTACATAGTGCTGAAGCTGTTGAGAATGCTATCAAAGCTGAAGGTACCACTTTAGTTGTTGTGAACTCTGTTTGCGGTTGTGCTGCTAGAAATGCGCGTCCAGGAGCAAAAATGAGTTTACAAGGAGCTAAAAAACCAGATCACCTTATTACGGTTTTTGCTGGTGTTGACAAAGAAGCTGTTGATGCTGCAAGACAACATATGTTTCCTTTTCCTCCATCTTCGCCATCTATGGCTTTGTTCAAAAACGGAGAATTGGTTCACATGTTAGAGCGTCACCACATCGAAGGTCGTCCAGCTGAATTAATCGCTGAGAATTTGCAAGATGCGTTTAACGAGTTTTGCTAATTTTTTTTAAGGAGCTAAGGTTCTGAGTTGCTGAGGTTCTAAGGTTTTAGATACAAAGTGACAAAGGTACAGAGTTACAAAGATTAAAAAAGAGGGTGTTTCAATTTCTGAAACACCCTCTTTTCATTTTTATATGTTCCGCAGGAACATCTCGTCGGTAGAAAATTTGTATTGTTATGAATATTTTACGTTCCGTAGGAACGTTTGACACCATTATATAATTAAAAAATGACACACAAACGTTCCTACGGAACGTAAAATTAGGTTGTTTGCTATTTTTTTGCTACTGACGAAACATTCCTACGGAATGTGATGAAAAAGTGCAAAAGGGATGCTTTTATTAAGAATTGAGAGAAACCTTTATCCCTTTGCCTCTCTGTCCCTTTGAACCTCAAGATTAAAAACTCCATCCTCCGCCCAAAGCTTTATACAACTGAACCATAGAACTTAATTGTTTTTGAGTTAATTGTGAAAGACTTAATTGCGCTTCAAATAAAGATCTTTGAGCATCTAGGACTTCCAAGTACGAAACATAACCGTTATAATATCTTGCATTAGATAAATCGTAATTTTTCTGTGCAGCAACGACTTGTCTATTTCGCGCGGTCCATTCTTCTTTGAACATGGCTGTATTTTGAAGTGAGTTTTCAACTTCTGCAATGGCAGTTAGATATGTTTTCTGAAAGTTGAACTTCATTTCTTCGGCTAATTTTCTGTTGTAATCCACTCGACGTTTGTTTTTTCCGAAATTGAAAATTGGTCCAGTAATTCCGCCGCCAACATTTTGAATATAAGAGCCATCATTAAATAAATCACTAATCATAATGTTGGTAAAACCAACAATTGCCGAAATATTAAAGGATGGATATCGCATAGCTTGCGCAACGCCAATTCTTTCAAACGAAGCTTTATATAAATATTCCTGACGTTTCACATCAGGCCTATTTTCTAATAAAGCGGATGGAACCGAAGTTGGAAATTCAGCTAGAATTAATAATTCGCTATTAGTTTTTCCTCTCGGAATAGCTTGCGGAACTTGTCCAATTAAAACAGAAATTGCATTTTCTAGAGCCGTAATCTGTCTTTTGATTAGTGGAATATTCGCTTCGGCAATGGCAACTTGCTGTTCGATTTGTACTTTGTCCAATTCCGCAACATAACCGCTCATAAAACGTTCGTTGATGATGTCGTAAGCTTTTTGTCTAGTTTCTAAAGTATGAATTGTAATTTCCAATTGATTGTCAAAATCACGTAATTCAAAGTATGAAATGGCAATATTGCTTACTATAGTGGATAAAATTACTTTTCTTGCCTCATCGGTGGCTAAAAGTTCATTTTGCAAAGCCTTTTTCTGATGGCGGTATTTTCCCCAGAAATCCAATTCCCAAGACATATTTGCCAATGCCGTTGAAGGCCATTGGAATGTTTGGGCGCTATTAACCTGACCAGAATATTGAAAAGAAGGAAATAAGTCAGCTTTTGCCATTCCGAGATTGGCCTGTACTTGTTCTAAACGCGCAATAGCAATTTTAAGATCATAATTATTCTGGATTCCTTTTTCGATTAAACCAATTAAAACATCATCGTTAAATATCGATGACCATTTTATAGTAGTAACCGATTTTGTAGTGTCAGCAGGCTGATTGCTATATCGAAAAGAATGCGCCTGAGGCTGTTCTGGTTTAACATATTTTGGTCCGACCATACATCCGTAAGGAAAAACAGCTATCAAAAAGAGCGCTAAAAGTATCTTTAGGGTTTTCATTGTTCTTCTGTTTTAGGTTGATCAGTTTCTTTAGATTTTTTCTTTCCGAATGTTTCAATAAAAACAAATAACACCGGAATTAAACAAACTCCCAAAATGGTCGCCACGAGCATTCCGCTAAAAACAGTCATTCCCATAACTTTTCTTGCTTGTGCTCCAGCTCCAGTTGCAGTTAACAGCGGAACAACTCCTAAAATAAAAGCAAAAGCCGTCATCAAAATAGGGCGGAAGCGAAGTTTTGCAGCGTACAAAGCAGCATCTTTTGCAGGCATTCCTTTTTCATATTCTTCTTTGGCAAATTCTACAATCAGAATGGCATTTTTAGCTGCTAATCCGATTAACATTACCAATCCGATTTGAGCAAAAACATTATTTACATAATCAGGACTTAGCAATCTACAAATGTATAAACCAAGAAAAGCTCCAAAAACGGCAAATGGCGTTCCGAGTAAAACACTGAAAGGGAGTTTCCAGCTTTCGTATTGCGCGGCGAGAATTAAAAACACGAAAAGTAGCGCCATAAGAAAAACGGTATTTCCTTTTCCTTCGGCTTGTTTTTCCTGATAACTCATATTTGCCCATTCGTAACCCATTCCTGCGGGAAGAACTTTTGTTGCCGTTTCCTGCAAAGCATTCATGGCTTGCGCCGAAGTAAATCCGGGAGCGGGCGTTCCTCCAATTTCGGCTGCACGATACAAATTGAAACGTGTTGTAAATTCGGGACCGCTTACTTTTCGGATTGTGGCAATACTCGAAATCGGAATCATTTTGTTGTCTTTGCTCCGAACAAATATCTTATTAATGTCCTCGGGATTTACGGTATAACTCGGATCTGCCTGAAGCAATACGATATATTGTCGACCAAATTTGTTGAATTCATTAATGTATTGTCCTCCTAAACTGGCACCAATGGCGATATTAACATCAGATAAAGAAAGATTCAATTCAGTGACTTTTTCTCGATCGATGTCTAAACTAATCTGTGGCACATTTGGATTAAAAGTCGTTCGAATTGTTCCAATTTCTGGTCTCTTTTTGGCTTCGGCC from Flavobacterium sp. YJ01 carries:
- a CDS encoding thioredoxin fold domain-containing protein, with amino-acid sequence MKKLFLTIFFFGISATAFCQLKTNSFQEIDSLQQIRKRKIIVFIHTDWCQFCQRMKATTFKNQEIIEKLNSDFYFVDFNAEEKQDITFNNHVFKYLPSGNNVGVHELALQLGTQNNQITYPVLCVLNEKNEIIFQYSNYLAPKDFKLLLNKLED
- a CDS encoding glycosyltransferase; this translates as MPSPDQDSGSNRLKEIILFFKSKNYNCIICSKDTFRDNGYVSYFSKMGVIVFVETNQYKTYFDFVKSIPKVDFVWYYGARTLLYNLKKVKEIVPNAKSIFDMVDIHFLRYKRAMEIDPKRISIKKNYNKFFFVETRLAQTVDFVITISDIEKEIMLKYIDPDKLITISNIHYQKIKKEETLAFEDREDILFIGSGHEPNIDAVTYLYHEIMPIVWQKNANIKVNIIGNVKDKIKKITDSRFIFRGYVSNIDSLFTKNKIMVVPLRYGAGVKGKIGQAFEYFLPVITSSVGAEGMQLVHQKNALVYDKKEEFASAIIDLYNNKTLWTELQQNSEKSLEPFSIHVLEPIFLRIDAL
- a CDS encoding MAC/perforin domain-containing protein, whose product is MKKNTFLSSLILMLILIVSCSENPVIEDQTNIVVTDKSLTSKSGDGMYDLLGAGYDVTKKFANPESAGFQVIDIERFKTEQAGRLVLESLYSSELKEDYAENAESYSRGISSKTDATAKFKVYGVDISASFKYSKRDSTHFDSKYIYGSCSVLIKQRRSRMNTSIDLLKQYLTPEFVADLQSKTAQQIVRDYGTHVLVDIYTGAKLDIMYQSETTNDNRVEASKVGVKVNVSKYFDVNTNTDVNTSSASKNINGKLHYTTRGGDPSKSLVGDINVNESTTKLNISGWQNSSTPSNSVLVDIAQSGLVNISDLIDNPTKKTELINYNTQYLADNTVVGIDIPEYLYSYKNDGASMHYLDFSTNLQPTNYWINEGPNFKAFKYKAENTIPIYGYKSTVGWEHYYAKVSTLQPTSYWNQYMGVCFYAYSEPGPGRTPVYSYKASSDHYFAISPSAGSSYWTKEGIAFYAPL
- a CDS encoding lycopene cyclase family protein → MNSSQIKHFDYIFTGSGLASLMTVYKMILSGKFSDKTILLLDQNAKKTNDRTWCFWEKEESIWNSIISKNWDSALFANESFKRYMALKPYKYNQIRGIDFYNFVFEAIAKHPNITFLNEKVTDINELETHVFVGTEENRYTANYLFNSIYTKAFAESQTKFPVLQQHFIGWFVKTETEVFDSEMATFMDFSVEQKRNTRFMYVLPTSKTEALVEYTLFSEKLLPKEEYEKAIEIYLKNLKIENFKIIEKEQGSIPMTCYPFWKKNTKRVLNIGTAGGWTKASTGYTFKNSDKKSSQLVEFLQNVAPNSLSMKTFHKKSRFWVYDLLLLDILYRHNELGNSIFSSLFKKGNPTLIFKFLDEETTVVEDLKVISKCPKIPFLKALFRVIFK
- a CDS encoding BrxA/BrxB family bacilliredoxin, yielding MYPLDMVKPMEAELTAAGFQDLHSAEAVENAIKAEGTTLVVVNSVCGCAARNARPGAKMSLQGAKKPDHLITVFAGVDKEAVDAARQHMFPFPPSSPSMALFKNGELVHMLERHHIEGRPAELIAENLQDAFNEFC
- a CDS encoding efflux transporter outer membrane subunit; protein product: MKTLKILLALFLIAVFPYGCMVGPKYVKPEQPQAHSFRYSNQPADTTKSVTTIKWSSIFNDDVLIGLIEKGIQNNYDLKIAIARLEQVQANLGMAKADLFPSFQYSGQVNSAQTFQWPSTALANMSWELDFWGKYRHQKKALQNELLATDEARKVILSTIVSNIAISYFELRDFDNQLEITIHTLETRQKAYDIINERFMSGYVAELDKVQIEQQVAIAEANIPLIKRQITALENAISVLIGQVPQAIPRGKTNSELLILAEFPTSVPSALLENRPDVKRQEYLYKASFERIGVAQAMRYPSFNISAIVGFTNIMISDLFNDGSYIQNVGGGITGPIFNFGKNKRRVDYNRKLAEEMKFNFQKTYLTAIAEVENSLQNTAMFKEEWTARNRQVVAAQKNYDLSNARYYNGYVSYLEVLDAQRSLFEAQLSLSQLTQKQLSSMVQLYKALGGGWSF